gccaaaagaataaaacaacCTAAAATGGTCAAAAGTGCTTggaaggtagcggtggacttcccTCAAGTCCAACGCTACCTTCCAAGcacttttaaccattttagcttgttttattcttttggcgcctctatatACACTGCAGCATCTTGGTATCCACCGTTGGTGGATAGGTATACACCACTttattcctatctacagagagcgacttcttaatcctaagtggggacaggtctaatctcctcacctgcctaaacagtggttgcctacgaggtaaccctggtttgtgagtatatctttgtACTCTTTAATAAATGTACCAATTAccggtacatattacactatattgggctctcggcgtTATCCTTTTTGTAGAAATGTCATGGTGTTCTAAAGGCATACGACTAGGTACAGATCGGAAAGGTATGCAGTAAGGCTACAAGGGTTGCATAATGTTACTCAACACTGGCTAGCTGCTCTCCAAGAGTATGGTGCGGTCCATGGGGAATGGTAAATATGCATTTGGAAGAGAGGATCTTAGGGGCAGAACGCACAAATAATGCATAATCATTTCTTGAGAAAGAATGAAAAACAAGTCTTTGCATTGAAGACCAGGCTCTGCATCATCATTTTTGGATGAAGCAGACATAATCACTCAGGGTATGGCCAGACCGACTATTAGATACATCCCTCTCTGATTTTATCTGATCAGAGGGGGACCTATAGCTTGCCCACACTCTGCACAGCAATGGGGGGACActtatacacttgggggggggggggggggggggggggggacattggcCAGGGTCCATACAACTTTCATATATTAAACGTCATTACCGCCACGCACCTAATCAAGCCCTTGCGACAGATTTCAAACAGAAATTGCTCAAAAGATCAATTGGGGAGCCATATAGCGGCATCAATTCTcttccgatttgaaaaaaaaaaattgtacctgaAGGTCGATCAGGCCACAATATCGAGTAATGTATGAACACCGTTAATTCAGATGGGAGTCAGACCAGGAACCCCAGATCCTCAGGGGAAACAGTCCATATAAACAAATATTTGACCCAGGACCCCCACCTGGATCTAGACTATCGTATGACCGCAGTACCAAATGACGCTTTAAtcaaatgagcatccctgcttcaaTAAGACCAACCCACATAAAAAGGTAACAGCCAAGAAAGGTAGTCCTTACCTACTTCAGCTCCCGTCACCGACTGCCTCAGTACCAGCTGCTTGGGCAGGGACAAGCGCGCCCGGCTCTCGATGGGGCTATCTGGTATAAAGGTGACCGGTCCATGTTCGGGGCAATCTGAGGGATATGCCCGGTTACACAGTGTACACCCTACATTGAGGAGAACATATGTCACTGCCCCCATAGagggataaaaaataaaattacaaaaaaaaaaaaaaagagaaaacgatTGCCAAAACTTCAGTTTTGAACAAAACCTCCGATTTTTGATACTGTCAATGCCAccactaaagaggaactgtaatcaaaataataaaattgcttattaaccacttgaggacccagcctttacccccccttaaggacaagcgctgttttttatgatctgtcctgggtgggctctgcagcccccagcacagatcaggttgcaggcaaagtgatcagatcgccccccccttttcccccctatggggatgatgtgcaggggagggtctgatctctcctgcctgcctgggtgttgcggggggggggggggggggggggaggacctcaaagcccccctccgcggcgaaattcccccctccctctactccctgtccccccttccccctggtgatctgggctgcacaggaagctatccgtcctgtgcagccagtgacaggctgtcctcagtcacatggcggcgatccccggccgctgattggctggggatcgccgacctgccttacggcgctgctgtagcagcagcgccgttcaatgtaaacaaaggagacaaacgtctcctgcgtatacatttagtctgcgagccgcgatcagcggctcgcaggctattcacggagacccgctccgtgatctaacaggaaacggccgctcgcgcgagcggcatttcctgattaattagggaggcacctggcgacgcagatgtgcgtcgctggtcctccagctaccactttgccgccgcacggtatgagtgtgcagtcggcaagtggttaacatcatTTGGAGGGACAGCAGCCAGGcggtgtcacaaggctgattgTCGAGAGACTTCATGCTGAATATCGGGAATCGGTCTGCTGGTGTATGAGCAGTTCACAGATCTCTCGGATCAGATTCgatctttctgatcagattcgatcagagagaaatttgtctcttggaCGATCTCTCcaaacattgctagatgtatgggtaccttaaagcggacctgaatttcctctctgctctaaaagataagcaacagcttaataacctttaaagaaaaacatttccttgttacagcttatagaactcctactgagaatctgcagagtggttacttcctgggagcacagaatggGTTAACCTCTTGTGCTTATATATTAGCTCAGAATTTGGCAgacagctgacagctcaaattacactagctcattacttgctgagaagggagaattagacaggctgttctctataaatacACGCAGTGTGGACACAGgctggatttctctgtgttctctTTGTCTTCTCAGatcctccttaaaggggaactgaagtaagaggtatacggaggctgccatatttatttccttttaataaaaaaataacagttgcctggcagccctgctgatcctctgcctctaatactattagccatagagcccctgaacaagcatgcagcagatcagctgtttcagacttcaaagtcagatctgacaagactagctgcatgcttgtttctggtgttattcagatactattgcagagatcactagacaccaggcaactgtattGGGAAGGAAGGAAAGATTAAACACTAGGGAaaagtatagggaagggagggggccatTACACACCAAGGAACTTTATAATGCGGGGGCTCACTAGATATTGAGGTAGGCTCGCGACTTGgtccagtgttcaatttcagacaactttgtatttgagtttgacatccctgctttaaAGCGTACACTGAGCCTAGTGTGCTGAAAATAATATAGAAATTGTTCTAAAAGTAAACAGACTCACAAATGGTAAATAGAGTTGCCATGTTTTCCTTGTTAGAGTTTGAGTCGATCTGTAATGAGGACGGGACAAAAGTCAGATTGCCAGCATCGACATGTCCGCCAGCAAGTGACACCTCCTGCGTGATGGAAGATGCGGTCACCGGCTCTAGGCTGATAGTGCCACCGTGCAGCGACACCGAGGTTAAAGAGGAGAGCTGGTGAGAGGTAGAGAGAGCCACACTAACGGTATTATTGTTCAAGGCCACAGTGTGGATGGCATCGGCCAATGAGTTCTCAGACATCCCGGATCGAGCCCCCATGTGATGCTCGCTCTCCATGACCACGGGAAGCTCCAGCGAGCCGCTATGTAATGGCAGGACCCCGGCATGACCCACAGCATCAGGAGGTAGGTTGGCATCAACAGTAAGGGACTCGTGGGATCGTGGTACACTGGTGATCTGAGTATGCTCCCCGGTCACTGCTTCTATGGTGAGTTCATCTGTCATTCGGTCAGTGGTGATTGGGCTATTCACCCGTGACACATTGTCCATGCTCATCCCGGCATCCAGCGCCACCTCATGCCCATCGCTGGGATGTAAGCTCTGACCAGCATGGCCACTTACTGCACGAGAGTCCAAGGTTACCATTCCTGTCTCCAGCCCCACAGAGCCAGCTGATTGGTAAGGATCCAGAGATGGAGAGTTGTTGGAGACGGAAAGGCCTGCATTCCCATCAACATTCAAGGAGCTGGGGTGTATGTACTGTGGAGGGGGGCGGTCGGCTAAATACGACAAGATTCCTGGAACAGAAAAACATTTACCAGAAATCAGGAGCAGACATACATCATAAACAAATTGTATTATTTTTAGGAAAACTAACAGGAATTAAAATAAAGTCCATCAAATTCTATTGCCATGATTGATAATATAAATAATGGAAACAAGGTATTTTCCAATGTCTTGCACCAAAATGTCACCAAATAGTGATCTGTACTGGTTACGCAGCAACACACAttgccttgattcactaagctgcgctgctaaagatGCGCAACTTAGATTAAGCAAAGCAAATTAAAAATCCTGTGCGCAAGCTACGCATGGTAGAGCTGTGTAACGTGCGCTGCTAACTTACAAGCGCTCCTCTGAAAGTATAGCAACTCCTTTAATCCCACCCTGAGCCCCAGCGGGCCCAGTGTCTCTGTAGGACGTGATCTCCGCACTTTGATAGGCCCAACAGGCTGCCTATCACGTGAGCAGAGAGAGTCTTGCCAGCAACAATTACATTTGCCAATTAGCTAGAAATAAGCAAGCCTATAttgctgcagtgaaaataaattattttacacacagggaatgctttcaaatgttcttttatgagcCTAAGAGTAACACATAAAttcgccttcttaaaacaggaggtatttgcggttattcaggttggagtgagtatgtaaggtgccccacaatgcatcactgctgagtatgcaaatcatccctttgatgtccctgaaagctaaatacacctccagtaaccctggaatgcaatgatgtgtcagcttgttaaatatacggagccacaataatccaacatgcatccagactgtttcggattggttgatccccatcaaggcatggcatggattaatgtggcccaGCAAgtccatggtgaaccagaactcctaggagtgtgtaaggggctacaagggACTAAGAAGAATTTGTGTAGAAGTTTAAATACttgaaaataaatgagaagtctGCATTACCAGGCAGTATGTGACGGAAGTAGGTGCTCTCCAGGTGAGGATATGGCGGTGGTGGCAGGGTGTAATTCCGCTCCGGTAAGCCACACATCACCCCTCTCTCTCCAATGCCCATCGGAAGCATGACAGAAAGGGCCGAAGGGAGGGAGCCAAGAGATGGGCCAAGGTTGGGAATGGCTACAGGCAGACCTGCACAGAGAAGACTCGAGTCAACCATTTCATTTTAACATCTCTACATGAATTTCAATTTTTGGAGTTCCAGTTAAACACAAAGGTTTACTAAAATCAGTCAAGTCTCAACCAACAAGATTTGCCTCTaaacttttacttttttttctctaagATCCTCTGTGATAAAGTGTTAGAGGGTCAAAGAAAGGACTCCGGTCCCTTAAAGAGTACTTGAGGGGGTTGCAGGGTTACTGTACAGGTAGTACCCGATTTACGAATGCCCAACTCACGAACGACCGCCGAGATGACGTCACGCAAtcggggactacctcttctgctgTTTTTATTAaagcagagtaggcgcagcggaaggcagatagaggacatctcacctgttccacagtggtagaaggtcccagcgtgctgccCAGAAGCTCcgcggcccgtcctctctctccgtccactgttccccggcggcttcttatgcgtcgcataatgacgcaatcaggaaacGCCCCCTAGTGCGACGCATGAGAAGCCACCGGGGAGACAGTGGACGGAGAGAAAGGACGGGCCGCGCAgtgcagcttccgggcagcacgctgggaccttctaccaccgtggaacaggtgagatgtcccctaTCTGCCTTCCTCTGCGCCTACTCTGCTCTAAAAACGGGAGCAAAGGTGGCTGGCACAATGTCCAgacttaaggacggattcaggttaagaacgagccgacagtccctatctcgtttgttaaccgaggactacctgtatatattcgcatataagccgacctgtgtataagccgaagtcaaaaccaggaaaaagtgattgactcgtgtataagccccctccccagtagccagatgagcccccagtacaagtcagcctacacacacacacacacacctcgagGGTGATACAGCTGTATCTCATGAAGCCaccagatggcgtcatagatatgcgaCACAGCAATTGCCCCACAGGAAGAATCCCAGAATATTGCacagctgacacattgcttgcacgctccactccacaagccaggagacacaggaagtcttaagcagcgcactctgcgcaccatgttgcaggggatgggggcacagacacagcagggagtcagCTGGCAAGAGAAGAATCACTAGTGCactatccttacactcctctaccAGTAACAAAAcatgctccaccatccattctgctccactgattcgcatataagccgagggggtaacttcagCACTTACTGAAAAATTAGTCTTATACGGGAGTATATAAGGTATTACCTGTCCTGGCGTTATCCCTCCAGCCAGGCGATTGAGATGGGtactagcaatttttttttctaaactgcccACCGAGGCTCTTGCCACACCCACCAGAATGGCATGGTctgcccccagcttggcagctgtggcctgattggtggctgccaagctggggacAGGCTGCAGGCACGCAGGTGGAGGTTTTCAAAGAGCTCTGGCAGTCTTCTGAAACATGGTCGCTGTACTTCTGGCTGCTATGAAGAGAGATTGTGATTCCAGAAGCCTGGAGTACTTCCCCAATTTCCTGTATGGTTGATGTGAGTGACTGACTGACATCATAAAAACCAGTACTCTCCCTGACATGGTAAGATCAGACTCCCTTCCTCCGTACCTGAAGTAGTGAGAGCGTTGTGAGGTGGGGATGCAGTCAGCCCCAGGTGGCCTCCTGAGACAGGGAGAGCATTGGCAACAGAGGAAGAGGTAAGCTGGTCCATGCCCACAACGCTGAGGTTCAGCTCATTCATTCTGCAGCACAAAAATACATTCAGGGTTAGCTtatgcaaaaaatataaaaataggcCTTTACATATTTCAGTGTAGCATCGGGTCCCAGGTTCAAATctaagccaggacactatctgcatggttgGTTGGTCTCCACAAAAAAATGCCTTTAGAGAAAGAAATCATTGTCACATCCCAAAACCACATAGAACAGTTCATTCGCTTTCACACAATATTGTCCTTGGCATGATGAACATAGAACTATAGTagagatttgattgtgagctccaaGGGACAGTAATCCGATTTTTGtttccgattaaaaaaaaaaacatagcagcatgcagtacttttttttttttttttttttttttttaaatcggaatcaaaaatcggatcatgtgaagaaaaaaaaatcagaatcgcatgtaatgTGAAAAAGgcctcaaccatcagatagatccctgtgAAATCAAATCTGACAGGGATATATCTGATCTTTAGCACACCTCAGGAACATATTTTTAGTAGATTCCGTAGATTTCGGGTCAGCAGTTCGTATCAGCGGGCGTTCATAAgttggggagaaaaagtacgttctatattccgaaaaatatggtaattatataaattaaagtagacctgaactcttgcacaggacacaaggaaaacagagagaaatacatcCTGTGTGATTTTAgagtgaagagcctgtctaattccccctcatctgtaaagtctaatttgatctttcagctgcgTCAACACAAAAATGTGTCAGTCCTCgggagacacagctaatatgtaaacacaggatgttaaccctttgtctgcttccaggaaagcaggaagtagacacactgcagatttattggaggagttctgtaagctgtaacaaagaaatatttttctttaaaggttattatgcagttgcggatctttagagcagagaggaagttctgcgttcgggtccactttagcaGGAGATAAGAAGAAACACACCACGTAAAGTAATCAGATATGAATCTAGGTGTTCCTCTAACCTCCTCCATTAAGAGAGATTATATATACAGGAATCAGGGTCCTGCATCATGGAACCCTAAAGAAGCAGTGATTTTCAAGCTTCAACTACAGGCTTTAGAGAGAGCCCGAGgtaggcttaaaaaaaaaaaaaaaaaaaaaaaaaaaaaaacataggccACCTGATCCACGGGGCTGAGcgaatcaggtagccgcaaaaaacgcGGCTCCCGTGGAACGCAATtgcccactttcactttggtgACCTCTGGGTTCAAggggagactgtgtgtctctcaccagtgcgcagggaggcgggggagcggcaggagggctggctgggagagagctgcccaaaggCAGCTCTGCAGACcctgtaggaatgcccctggcaggcgttttgaacagggaatagctctcccctgtgtttacctccgagatagggggggggggggggggcggtgtgcggacacagaggcatgttatgaggcagggaacgtgcctctgtgtctcatatgcccccccccaaccgcccacctcaggttctctttaaactgattAGGAATTTTAAACTCCACCCTTTCTCAACATATTAAAGGacatttgaagtgagagggatatggaggctgccctatttatttccttttaccaataccagttgcctgacagtcttgctgatctgtttggcttaaaggggaactgaagagagaggtatatggaggctgtcatgtttatttccttttaatcaataccagttgcctggcagccctgctggtctatttctgtgcagtagtatctgattaaaaccagaaacaagcatgcagctagtcttgtcagatcagacttataagtctgaaccactgaaacacctgatctgctgcatgcttgttcaggggctatggctaatagtattagaggcagaggatcagcagggctgccaggcaactggtattgtctaaaaggaaataaacatgacaacctccatatacctctctcttcagtttccctttaagtagtgtctgaataacaccagaaacaagcaagcagctaaccgTCAGTaacatctgatgtgcatgcttgttcagatattttggctaaaagtattagaggcagatgatcagcaggacagccaggcaattagcatcctttaaaaggaaatgaatatggcagcctccatatccctctcacttccgcTGTCCTTTtaaaaagtgtacccgagccaaagcttggATACAAAAAGAGGGATGTCtcagaatcctattgaggcttccgtcTGCATTCTGGGGTCACCCTCGCCTAGCGAAGATCCCAAAGTTTGCAGACAAGAAACAGTCGCCAATGTTATCAGGGCCGCGcacctcctctgacatcagcGCGGCTGGCACAATCAAGCCCCTGTGCTTATGTGCATGCGCGGCTACTGCTCGTCTGTCCTCATCACAGAATAGGAGCATGGCCCTGATGTGCTGGGCGGTCCGCACTCGGCAGTGCGAGAAAAGATCCCAAagggagcctcaataggatcctgaggcttctctctcTTCAGATAAGCATCTCTTTCTGAGCCCGAGCTTTGGCTGGGGTTCCctataaaggatacctgaagtgacatgcagCGTGATGTGATAAAGAGGTGCATGTACAGTACAGTGCCAATAGTACTTAAAACAAGCCGGTATTCCTTGTTTCTTACGGTATACACATGCTCTACTAATGTCACCAGTAAGGATCATGACTTGGTCATTCTAGCGACATTGCAGCGAATGACTGCTGTACACACTGCACTTCTAGTGACTTGGCCAAAAGGACTTCAGAAACAGGCACACAGGCCCGTGGCAGTATCTTGGGGTTTTCGcaagatacttttagccatagaccctgaacaagcatgcagtagatcaggtgtttctgacttaagtccgactggattagctgcatacttgtttcaggtgtgtgattcagacactactgtagccagagATCAGCCGgaccaccaggcaactggtatttaaaacggaaataattatggcagccaccatactcagttcaggtacactttaagctggaATCTAACTTCAGTTTTTAAAGCACGCTGACTACCTGGCTTCTGGGACCAGTCCAGTCCTTTATA
This DNA window, taken from Hyperolius riggenbachi isolate aHypRig1 chromosome 3, aHypRig1.pri, whole genome shotgun sequence, encodes the following:
- the PRDM4 gene encoding PR domain zinc finger protein 4 — encoded protein: MNELNLSVVGMDQLTSSSVANALPVSGGHLGLTASPPHNALTTSGLPVAIPNLGPSLGSLPSALSVMLPMGIGERGVMCGLPERNYTLPPPPYPHLESTYFRHILPGILSYLADRPPPQYIHPSSLNVDGNAGLSVSNNSPSLDPYQSAGSVGLETGMVTLDSRAVSGHAGQSLHPSDGHEVALDAGMSMDNVSRVNSPITTDRMTDELTIEAVTGEHTQITSVPRSHESLTVDANLPPDAVGHAGVLPLHSGSLELPVVMESEHHMGARSGMSENSLADAIHTVALNNNTVSVALSTSHQLSSLTSVSLHGGTISLEPVTASSITQEVSLAGGHVDAGNLTFVPSSLQIDSNSNKENMATLFTIWCTLCNRAYPSDCPEHGPVTFIPDSPIESRARLSLPKQLVLRQSVTGAEVGVWTQENISVRTCFGPLVGMESQSLEVAGWTDKSANHIWKMYDNNVMEFCIITTDENECNWMMFVRKARNPEEQNLVAYPHNGKIYFCTSQDIPAQEELLFYYSRDYAQQMGLPEQPEMLLCHCGKECSSYAEFKSHLNSHINSHLSSETLSSEDTSQPMTPSKERKWKCTVCPRSFSSSTKLNVHYMGHMGMKPHKCEFCSKAFSDPSNLRTHLRIHTGQKNYRCGLCDRSFTQKAHLASHMVTHTGEKNLKCDFCEKMFMRRQDLKQHILTHTRERQIKCPKCEKQFCRTNHLKKHLNSHEGRRDYVCEKCSKAFLTKYHLTRHLKICKGPTIGPPTDPDEEDDDSEEEELLSSDCNVFNTDENLTSHT